The DNA region GATGTCCGCATCATCAAACGAGTAGCGATGGACAAGCGCCCCGTGTGACGCGGGCGTCAACAGCAACGCCCCCAACAAGCCGCAGTAGGTGAGTCTCATTAGTCGAATCTCCCAGAGAAGTGAGCCCCCAGCAGCGCCGGCCGACACGGCCGCCCAGCCCCCAGGGGATTTAACAGGTCGGTTGCGGTGCGGAATCCGTACGGCTTAGCTTGGTGTCGGGCATTGAAGTAGTCCGCTCGCAAGCCCGCGCGGCCGCTGCGGACACGGGCGTGTAAAGTCTGTCTCTCTTGGCTGCCGGCTGCCTGACGACGACTGGTCGAGCGGCGATCGAGCAAGCCATCATGAGAGGGTCTGCGGAAGTAGGTGAAAGACAATGGGAACGCAGCGGAGGCCTACGTGCGCCACGCTACGTCTACCGTCAACTCAATCCAGGAAAGGGTTGTTCGCTCGACACAGTCCGAAAGTGAAAAGGCCTCGAACGAGGCGTCGCCGCAAGCTTGGGGAGCGTTGCTAGCTTACCTGTTCTATTCCCATCGACGGCCCATCCATCAGACTATCAGCTCGGCATTGTCATAGTTCGTAACAAACGTTACAGATTTGGTCATTCCGGAAATCGAACCGAGCGAAGCGCCTCCGTACGACTCCGAATGGTCTGTCCTGCCTTGAGGTTCGATTGGCCCGAGGGGTTCACGACCTGCGAGCGGTAGCTCTTGTTGCCGGTGAAGTCGAGCTGGTCATAGAGCGGTTGTTCCTCGATGAACCGAAGCGACTCGATCGCCCAATCGGATCCCCTCGCGTCGTGTCCGGCGACTGGGTCGTCGCTGTAGAACCTGTCGAAGAAGAGGCCACCCGGCGGCAGCGCGTTCTTGGACGACTCGTGATTCAGAGCCGCGATCCCCATTTGCTTGAGGTAGTTCTGACACTGACTGCTGCGGGCCGCTTCCCGGGCGGACTGCACGGCGGGGAGCAGCGCCACTAAGATGCCGATCACCACGAGCAACTCGACCAGCGCGGATCTATTTCCAAGACGCTTCATCGAAGGGTCGCCGCACGAGTCAAGGCGACAAAGCAATGAGCCCGTTTCATATCGCAGCCGGGGGGGTCGAAGCCCAGAAAAGAGCGGATGCACCAAACCGCGGACGCTACGCCGCCGGGCGCCTCGGACGGCGCTGCCGACGCCAGACCAAGTTCATTAATATCTACCGGCGGGTTCTTGTCAAATGCCGTATTTTGACTGACGAATTAGCACTACAGCGCTAGGTCACGTCCATCTGCAGCGTATCAGGCCTTTGAGAATGATGCCGTTTCTCCGCAGTTTTTTCAGGGTTCGCTTCCGGTGGGAGGCCCGCGCGGCGGCGTTGCGTTGTTGCCAGTGCTGGATGACGTTGGCGGTGTGCTCGATGAGCGTCGGCGAGGCCCGGCCGTTACGCTGCCAACTCGGCAGCAGCGCGCCGACGGCGGCGTGGACTTGGCAGACCGTGACCTCCGGATTTTTTCCCCCGCAGCCGTTCACGACAGCGGGCCAGGAACAAGTAGCTGACGCACGACAGGATCAAATGGCGTTTGAGACCGAGGTAACAGCGGCCCTCCCACTGATCGAGTCCGATCTCCTGCTTCTGGTCGCGGAAGCACCGTTCGACGCGCCACCGCGAGAACGCAACCAGCAACAACGTCTCGATGGTCGTGTCGGACGGGGCGTTGCTGATGAAATACTTCACCTCATCGTGGTTCAATGCGTTGCGGGCGACGAGCAGGTGGAGTTCGATCCCCGGCAACCCGTCGTCGTTCTTCATGACGATGCGGGCGTGCTTCGCCTCCCACACGAGCGGCCCCTTCTCGCCGTCCTTCACGTAGTACCGGGTCCACGCTTGATCGCGCAGCTCGGGCCAGTTCTCGGCGAGGTCTTGCACGCTCTGCGGGGCGCTCGCTGCGGCGACCAACCGCGGGACCTTGCGGGGCCGGCCGCGACCGCCGCGGCGAAAGGGTCGCTCCGTCACGCGCGGCCGGTCGGTCCAACACGAGAACGTCGTCGGGACCTCGGCGACGAAGCGTTGCTTTCGACCGTCCAAGCCCTGCAAAAACAGCGGCTTTCCGCCGTAGCCTTCGTCGAACGTCAGCCAGTCGAACATCACGCCGTGGGCCGCGGCCCGATCGCAAAGCTCCAGGGCGATCTTCCACTTGGAGCGGTAGACCATGTCCTCGGGAATGCCGGCGGCCCGACACCGCTGGCGGTCCTCCGACCAACTCTCCGGCAAGAACAGCTCGCCGTCGACCAGCGCGTGGAAGTCGCCGGTCGCGTAGCCCAAGTGGACCGTGACGATGCCGTTCTCCTGCTTGCCGACGCAGCCGCAGTACTGCCGCTGCACGCCGGGCGTCTTGTCCCCCTTCTTGACGTCGCTCGTTTCGTCGATCAGGCCGATCGAGTGCGGCCCCGCATGATCTCGGAGGACGATCTCTTGGAGTCGCCGGCGCACGGCGTCTTCGTCCCAGCGGTGCTGGGCCAGGAACTCTTGCAGCGTCCGCGGCGCCACTCCGGCGGCCAGCGCCATCGGCTCGCAACTCTTCGCGGGCAGTTCGGAGAGTTGGCCTTCGACGTAGGTTGGCAAGTGCGCACGAGTATCCCGACGCGAGAAACAGGCGTCGAATTCGTGCAAGTAACTCGTCAATTCCGGCTTCAAACGGCGGATCTCATCGGCGTCCATGCTAGCGGCCCTGCGCCAGGTCGCCCCCCTGCGACACCAACAACATGGCCGATCGCCCAAACGCAAACAAGATCAACGTAGCGCTGTAGTATTAGGTCAAGCCGGTCAGCGGGGCGGGACCGCCGGGGCCTGCGCGCTGGTCAATCGGACTGCCGGCCGTTCCGCTCGCGGAACTGCCCCGGCGTCATCTCGGCGTAGCGTTTGAACGCCGTCGCGAACTGAGAAGCGGTCCCGTAGCCCGTCAGTCGGGCGACGTTCTTCAGGCTGTTGTTGGTTTCGGCCAACAGCAACTTCGCCCGCTCCATGCGGACCCTCTCGATCTCGGCGGTGGGCGTGCGACCGACCGCGACCTTGAACCGTCGCTCCAGCGACGAGCGGCTGAGCGGCAGCTTCTGGAGCAGGGTCGGCACGCCGATCCCTTCGCAGGCGTGCTCACGGATGAACCGGATCGCGGCCGCCACGTCGGTGTCCTTGATCGCCAAGGCGTCGGACGACAATCGCCGGGAGATGCCGGCCGGGGGGACAAGGATGGGCGCCGCCGGCGGCTTCTTCCCCCGCATCAGGCCATCGAGCATCGCGGCGCCCTCGAAGCCGAGCTTCTGGGCGTTCGGCCGGATGCTGCTAAGCGGCGGGCTGGAGAGCTCGCAGATCACCTCGTCGTCGTCGACGCCGACCACCGCTACTTCATCGGGCACGGCGATGCCAAACTGGTGGCACGCCTCGATGACCTGCCGGCCGCGGATATCGTTGCAGGCGAACACCGCCAGCGGCCGGGGCAGCCCCTTGAGCCAGCTAGCGATCGTGGCGCCTTCGAACTCGCCGCGGGCCTCCCATCCGAGCACGTCGGTGGGCATCAGCCTCTGGTTTTGGGGCTCGTAGACGTGCGTCTTGATGTCCCGGGCGCTGAGGTGCTCGCAGAAAGCCGCGCCGCGCTGCTCCGAGAAGCCGACGCCAGGGAACCCACAGAACGCGAGTTTGGTGAAGCCTACGTCGAGGAAGTGTTCGGCCGCCATCTGGCCGATGGCCGCGTGGTCCGAGTCAAAAATGGCGCCCCCGGGGGGCGGATAGCTCCCGCGGAGGTCGACCGTGGGGACCCCAAACGCCTGAATCGCCGCGGCGATGCGGGCGTTCTCGATGCGGGCGAGCACCCCGTCTCCCTTCCAGCGAGCGATCGCCTTGGGGAGCTGTTCGGAGAGGCCGCGCTCGATGTTCAGCACGTGCCAACCGCCGTGCGCGCGCAGGTAGTCGGCCACGCCAAGCAGGCAGTCGCGGCCGTAGGCGCGGGAGCTCTCGATGAGCAGCAGAACGTGCTTCAGTTTGGCCAAGGCGGTAGCCGAAGAGTGTCCGATCGAACGAAGGAACCGACATTGATTGTGGTTCAGGAGCTGCGAGAAGCCTAGGCCTTGTAGGCGTTGCTTGACAACCTCGCTGGGGGGAAGCGGGCTCAGAGCCACGCCGCGTCGACGTGCGCCGGAGCAACTTCTGACCCCACCGCTTGGGCAGATACGGGTGTTGGCTGGTGAAACCTTCCCTGACTAAATATCGCAAAGCATTGACGTGTTTGCAGCATGACCGACCGCGAAGCGCCGGTTCTAATGAAGGCGTACTCCTCGATGGCCGAACCCCTTCGCTCTCCCTGCTGCACACGCTGGCGCCTACCGGCGCCGAGTCGACCATGACCACCCTCGGACCTTCGCATCGCGTGACCGCCGTTCGGGAAGTGGTGGAGATCCCAACCTACGAGGTTGGCGATCCCGACCCCAATCCAATGTTTTTGGAACGCCGCGTCTATCAGGGGAGCAGCGGGGCCGTGTACCCGTTCCCGGTGATCGAGGCGGTCGCCCACGAAAAGACTCTGCGTCAGTACCAAGCCATCTTCTTGGAGAACGAGTACCTGAAGCTGATGATCCTCCCGGAGCTCGGAGGGCGGCTGCAGATGGCGCTCGATAAGACGAACAACTACCACTTCGTCTACTACAACCGCGTGATCAAGCCGGCGCTCGTGGGGCTTGCCGGGCCGTGGATCAGCGGCGGGATTGAGTTCAATTGGCCGCAACACCACCGTCCCAGCACGTTCCACCCCGTGGACGCAGACATCGAGCGGCACGACGACGGCTCGGTGACGGTGTGGTGCAACGAGATCGACCGCATGGTTGGTTCGAAGGGGATGCACGGTTTCACGCTCTACCCGGGCAGGGCGTACCTGGAGATCCGGGGCCGCGTGTACAACCGCACCCCCATGCCCGAGACGTTCTTGTGGTGGGCGAACCCCGCCGTGCATGTAGACGAGAACCACCAGTCGATCTTCCCCCCCGACGTCAACGCGGTCATGGACCACGGCAAGCGGGGCGTGAGCGGCTTTCCGATCGCTACGGGCGAGTACTACAAGGTCGACTATTCGCCTGGAACGGACATCAGTCGGTACAAGAATATCCCGGTTCCGACCTCGTACATGGCCTACCACTCGGACTTTGACTTCGTCGGCTCGTACGACCACGGCCGTCAGGCCGGTCTGCTGCACGTCGCCAGCCACCACGTGTCGCCCGGCAAGAAACAGTGGACCTGGGGTCATGGCGAGTTCGGCCGAGCGTGGG from Pirellulimonas nuda includes:
- a CDS encoding DUF1559 family PulG-like putative transporter gives rise to the protein MKRLGNRSALVELLVVIGILVALLPAVQSAREAARSSQCQNYLKQMGIAALNHESSKNALPPGGLFFDRFYSDDPVAGHDARGSDWAIESLRFIEEQPLYDQLDFTGNKSYRSQVVNPSGQSNLKAGQTIRSRTEALRSVRFPE
- a CDS encoding AraC family transcriptional regulator, producing the protein MAKLKHVLLLIESSRAYGRDCLLGVADYLRAHGGWHVLNIERGLSEQLPKAIARWKGDGVLARIENARIAAAIQAFGVPTVDLRGSYPPPGGAIFDSDHAAIGQMAAEHFLDVGFTKLAFCGFPGVGFSEQRGAAFCEHLSARDIKTHVYEPQNQRLMPTDVLGWEARGEFEGATIASWLKGLPRPLAVFACNDIRGRQVIEACHQFGIAVPDEVAVVGVDDDEVICELSSPPLSSIRPNAQKLGFEGAAMLDGLMRGKKPPAAPILVPPAGISRRLSSDALAIKDTDVAAAIRFIREHACEGIGVPTLLQKLPLSRSSLERRFKVAVGRTPTAEIERVRMERAKLLLAETNNSLKNVARLTGYGTASQFATAFKRYAEMTPGQFRERNGRQSD
- a CDS encoding IS701 family transposase — its product is MDADEIRRLKPELTSYLHEFDACFSRRDTRAHLPTYVEGQLSELPAKSCEPMALAAGVAPRTLQEFLAQHRWDEDAVRRRLQEIVLRDHAGPHSIGLIDETSDVKKGDKTPGVQRQYCGCVGKQENGIVTVHLGYATGDFHALVDGELFLPESWSEDRQRCRAAGIPEDMVYRSKWKIALELCDRAAAHGVMFDWLTFDEGYGGKPLFLQGLDGRKQRFVAEVPTTFSCWTDRPRVTERPFRRGGRGRPRKVPRLVAAASAPQSVQDLAENWPELRDQAWTRYYVKDGEKGPLVWEAKHARIVMKNDDGLPGIELHLLVARNALNHDEVKYFISNAPSDTTIETLLLVAFSRWRVERCFRDQKQEIGLDQWEGRCYLGLKRHLILSCVSYLFLARCRERLRGKKSGGHGLPSPRRRRRAAAELAA